In Eubalaena glacialis isolate mEubGla1 chromosome 3, mEubGla1.1.hap2.+ XY, whole genome shotgun sequence, the following are encoded in one genomic region:
- the AHCYL1 gene encoding S-adenosylhomocysteine hydrolase-like protein 1 isoform X2, whose protein sequence is MSMPDAMPLPGVGEELKQAKEIEDAEKYSFMATVTKAPKKQIQFADDMQEFTKFPTKTGRRSLSRSISQSSTDSYSSAASYTDSSDDEVSPREKQQTNSKGSSNFCVKNIKQAEFGRREIEIAEQDMSALISLRKRAQGEKPLAGAKIVGCTHITAQTAVLIETLCALGAQCRWSACNIYSTQNEVAAALAEAGVAVFAWKGESEDDFWWCIDRCVNMDGWQANMILDDGGDLTHWVYKKYPNVFKKIRGIVEESVTGVHRLYQLSKAGKLCVPAMNVNDSVTKQKFDNLYCCRESILDGLKRTTDVMFGGKQVVVCGYGEVGKGCCAALKALGAIVYITEIDPICALQACMDGFRVVKLNEVIRQVDVVITCTGNKNVVTREHLDRMKNSCIVCNMGHSNTEIDVTSLRTPELTWERVRSQVDHVIWPDGKRVVLLAEGRLLNLSCSTVPTFVLSITATTQALALIELYNAPEGRYKQDVYLLPKKMDEYVASLHLPSFDAHLTELTDDQAKYLGLNKNGPFKPNYYR, encoded by the exons ATGTCGATGCCTGACGCGATGCCGCTGCCCGGTGTCGGGGAGGAGCTGAAGCAGGCCAAGGAGATTGAGGACGCCGAGAAGTACTCCTTCATGGCCACCGTCACCAAGGCGCCCAAGAAG CAAATCCAGTTTGCTGATGACATGCAGGAGTTCACCAAATTCCCCACCAAGACTGGTCGACGATCTTTGTCTCGCTCTATTTCTCAGTCCTCCACTGACAGCTACAGTTCAG CTGCGTCCTATACAGATAGCTCTGATGATGAGGTTTCCCCCCGAGAAAAGCAGCAAACCAACTCCAAGGGCAGCAGCAATTTCTGTGTGAAGAACATCAAGCAGGCAGAATTTGGACGCCGGGAGATTGAGATTGCAGAGCAAG ACATGTCTGCTCTGATTTCACTCAGGAAACGTGCTCAGGGGGAGAAGCCCTTGGCTGGTGCTAAAATAGTGGGCTGTACACATATCACAGCCCAGACAGCG GTGTTGATTGAGACACTCTGTGCCCTGGGGGCTCAGTGCCGCTGGTCTGCCTGCAACATCTACTCCACTCAGAATGAAGTGGCTGCAGCACTGGCTGAGGCTG GAGTTGCAGTGTTTGCTTGGAAGGGCGAGTCAGAAGATGACTTCTGGTGGTGTATTGACCGCTGTGTGAACATGGATGGGTGGCAAGCCAACATG ATCCTGGATGATGGGGGAGACTTAACCCACTGGGTTTATAAGAAGTATCCAAACGTGTTTAAGAAGATCCGAGGCATTGTGGAAGAGAGCGTGACTGGTGTTCACAG GCTGTATCAGCTCTCCAAAGCTGGGAAACTCTGTGTTCCAGCCATGAACGTCAACGATTCTGTTACCAAACAGAAATTTGATAACTTATACTGCTGCCGAGAATCCATTTTAGATGG CCTGAAGAGGACCACAGATGTAATGTTTGGTGGGAAACAAGTGGTGGTGTGTGGCTACGGTGAG GTGGGAAAGGGCTGCTGTGCTGCTCTCAAGGCCCTCGGAGCAATTGTCTATATCACAGAAATTGACCCCATCTGTGCTCTGCAGGCCTG cATGGATGGGTTCAGGGTGGTAAAGCTAAATGAAGTCATCCGGCAAGTTGATGTCGTAATAACTTGCACAG GAAATAAGAATGTAGTGACACGGGAGCATTTGGATCGCATGAAAAACAGTTGTATCGTATGCAATATGGGCCACTCAAACACGGAAATTGATGTG ACCAGCCTCCGCACTCCGGAGCTGACATGGGAGCGAGTACGTTCTCAGGTGGATCATGTCATCTGGCCAGATGGCAAACGCGTCGTCCTTCTGGCAGAG GGTCGTCTGCTCAATCTGAGCTGCTCCACGGTTCCCACCTTTGTTCTGTCCATCACAGCTACAACACAG GCTTTGGCACTGATAGAACTCTATAATGCACCTGAGGGACGATACAAACAAGATGTATACTTGCTTCCTAAGAAAATGG
- the AHCYL1 gene encoding S-adenosylhomocysteine hydrolase-like protein 1 isoform X1, which yields MSMPDAMPLPGVGEELKQAKEIEDAEKYSFMATVTKAPKKQIQFADDMQEFTKFPTKTGRRSLSRSISQSSTDSYSSAASYTDSSDDEVSPREKQQTNSKGSSNFCVKNIKQAEFGRREIEIAEQDMSALISLRKRAQGEKPLAGAKIVGCTHITAQTAVLIETLCALGAQCRWSACNIYSTQNEVAAALAEAGVAVFAWKGESEDDFWWCIDRCVNMDGWQANMILDDGGDLTHWVYKKYPNVFKKIRGIVEESVTGVHRLYQLSKAGKLCVPAMNVNDSVTKQKFDNLYCCRESILDGLKRTTDVMFGGKQVVVCGYGEVGKGCCAALKALGAIVYITEIDPICALQACMDGFRVVKLNEVIRQVDVVITCTGNKNVVTREHLDRMKNSCIVCNMGHSNTEIDVTSLRTPELTWERVRSQVDHVIWPDGKRVVLLAEGRLLNLSCSTVPTFVLSITATTQALALIELYNAPEGRYKQDVYLLPKKMDEYVASLHLPSFDAHLTELTDDQAKYLGLNKNGPFKPNYYRY from the exons ATGTCGATGCCTGACGCGATGCCGCTGCCCGGTGTCGGGGAGGAGCTGAAGCAGGCCAAGGAGATTGAGGACGCCGAGAAGTACTCCTTCATGGCCACCGTCACCAAGGCGCCCAAGAAG CAAATCCAGTTTGCTGATGACATGCAGGAGTTCACCAAATTCCCCACCAAGACTGGTCGACGATCTTTGTCTCGCTCTATTTCTCAGTCCTCCACTGACAGCTACAGTTCAG CTGCGTCCTATACAGATAGCTCTGATGATGAGGTTTCCCCCCGAGAAAAGCAGCAAACCAACTCCAAGGGCAGCAGCAATTTCTGTGTGAAGAACATCAAGCAGGCAGAATTTGGACGCCGGGAGATTGAGATTGCAGAGCAAG ACATGTCTGCTCTGATTTCACTCAGGAAACGTGCTCAGGGGGAGAAGCCCTTGGCTGGTGCTAAAATAGTGGGCTGTACACATATCACAGCCCAGACAGCG GTGTTGATTGAGACACTCTGTGCCCTGGGGGCTCAGTGCCGCTGGTCTGCCTGCAACATCTACTCCACTCAGAATGAAGTGGCTGCAGCACTGGCTGAGGCTG GAGTTGCAGTGTTTGCTTGGAAGGGCGAGTCAGAAGATGACTTCTGGTGGTGTATTGACCGCTGTGTGAACATGGATGGGTGGCAAGCCAACATG ATCCTGGATGATGGGGGAGACTTAACCCACTGGGTTTATAAGAAGTATCCAAACGTGTTTAAGAAGATCCGAGGCATTGTGGAAGAGAGCGTGACTGGTGTTCACAG GCTGTATCAGCTCTCCAAAGCTGGGAAACTCTGTGTTCCAGCCATGAACGTCAACGATTCTGTTACCAAACAGAAATTTGATAACTTATACTGCTGCCGAGAATCCATTTTAGATGG CCTGAAGAGGACCACAGATGTAATGTTTGGTGGGAAACAAGTGGTGGTGTGTGGCTACGGTGAG GTGGGAAAGGGCTGCTGTGCTGCTCTCAAGGCCCTCGGAGCAATTGTCTATATCACAGAAATTGACCCCATCTGTGCTCTGCAGGCCTG cATGGATGGGTTCAGGGTGGTAAAGCTAAATGAAGTCATCCGGCAAGTTGATGTCGTAATAACTTGCACAG GAAATAAGAATGTAGTGACACGGGAGCATTTGGATCGCATGAAAAACAGTTGTATCGTATGCAATATGGGCCACTCAAACACGGAAATTGATGTG ACCAGCCTCCGCACTCCGGAGCTGACATGGGAGCGAGTACGTTCTCAGGTGGATCATGTCATCTGGCCAGATGGCAAACGCGTCGTCCTTCTGGCAGAG GGTCGTCTGCTCAATCTGAGCTGCTCCACGGTTCCCACCTTTGTTCTGTCCATCACAGCTACAACACAG GCTTTGGCACTGATAGAACTCTATAATGCACCTGAGGGACGATACAAACAAGATGTATACTTGCTTCCTAAGAAAATGG